The Bradyrhizobium diazoefficiens genome contains the following window.
CGGAGTGGAAGGGAACAAGGCCGAGATAGCAGGCGAGCCCAACGAGGCCGCCACCGACGGCATAAGCAAGCGCGCTACGGATATAGAGCGCCTCCGTGATCGCGACGATCACAGCTGCCGGCACCAGCGCAAAACCCGAGACGAAGATGAAGCCGAAGCCGAGCAGGATATCGATCGTGCCCTGATCGACGGGACCGGCGCCGAGATCGGAAAATTCCGGAAACAGCAGGGCGCCGACGACGATCATGCCGCCGACGAAACAGGCGGCGAGAAAACCGATGAAGATGACGATGAGGCGGCCGATCAGGGACATGCTAGTCTCGTAGCGATGCCACTGATCGCGCCCCGGAACCCCATTCGCCGGCGCGGTTGCCGGCAAGTTTCCAGAACACGTAACCCGCGGCCGCACCCGCAATGGTGACGATCAACAACTCGCTGACAGTTAGCACCTGACAAAATGATCTCGCTTGAACAAGATCGTATCGCGTACACAGGATATCAAATGTCATCGCCCCGGCACCGGCCGCAAAGATGTAAAACCAGATGCGACGAATTTTGAACGTCTCCGTCAACGGCAATATCACCAGAGCGGGCATCAACGCGATCAGACAGAGGGCCAGAGTACCAAAGGTAGCTGTCAACCCGTAAATTGCAGGTGGACTCCAGAAGTCCGTCTGGAAGTAATAGCCGAAATTGCTGAAATCGGTGAGAACCTTGCCCGCCAACAAGATATGCACGGCGACGAAGTTGGCTGCGATAAACGCCGCCAGAATAGTCGCCGCTCGTCGGAGCTGCGCCATGACGAATTCCCTCAGTCCGTCATCGCCATGGCGCGCAGCGCCTGGCGTTCGCGGGCCGAGAGCTTTTCCGTCTCCGACTTGAGCTGGCCGCAGGCGGCGAGAATGTCGCGGCCACGCGGGGTGCGCACCGGCGAGGAATAGCCGGCGTTGAAGATGTATTCGGAGAATTTCTCGATCTGGTCCCAGTCCGAGCATTCATAGGCCGTGCCGGGCCAGGGATTGAACGGGATCAGATTGATCTTGGCGTGAATGCCCTTGAGCATCTTCACCAGCAGTTTCGCATCATCGAGCGAATCGTTGACGCCCTTGAGCATCACATATTCGAAGGTGATGCGGCGCGCATTGGAGGCGCCGGGATAGTCGCGACAGGCCTGCAGCAGCTCCTTGATCGGATATTTGCGGTTGAGCGGCACCAGCTCGTTGCGCAACTCGTCGCGCACGGCATGCAGCGAGATCGCGAGCATGACGCCGATCTCGTCGCCGGCGCGCACGATGTTCGGGACCACGCCGGAGGTCGACAGCGTGATGCGGCGGCGGGAGATGCCGATGCCTTCATTGTCGCCGACGATCAGCAGTGCATCGCGCACCGCGTCGAAATTGTAGAGCGGCTCGCCCATGCCCATCATCACGACGTTGGTGACGCGGCGCGTGCCGTCCTCGCGATCGGCCCAGTCATTGAGGCGATCGCGCGCGACCATGATCTGACCAACGATCTCGCCCGCGGTGAGATTGCGCACCAGGCGCTGCGTGCCGGTGTGGCAGAACGAGCAGTTCAGCGTGCAGCCGACCTGCGAGGAGACGCAGAGCGTGCCGCGATCGGTTTCGGGAATGTAGACGCACTCGACCTCATGGGCACGCTCGACATTGTCGCCGCTCGGCAGCCGCAGCAGCCATTTGCGGGTGCCGTCATTGGAGATCTGCTCGGCCACCACTTCGGGCCGGTCGACGGTGAAATGCTGCGCTAGCTCGGCGCGAATGCCCTTCGAGACCGAGGTCATCTCCTCGAAGTTTTGGGCACCACGGAAATACATCCAGTGCCACAGCTGCTGCACGCGCATCTTGCGCTGCGCGGGCGCCACGCCGATTTCGCCGAGGCGATCGGCAATCTCGCTGCGCGACAGGCCGATCAGCGATGGTTTTGCCGGCGGCACATAGGTTTCAAGTGGCGTCTTCTCCACCAGGATCGCGTCGCGCGGCTCGGTCGTCGGTTGCATAAAATGGACCTAAGGTCAGTGCTGTCTAAACTCGTCATGCCCGAGCTTGACCCGGGCATCCACGTCTTTCGTCAATCGTGGAGGCGCGTGGATGGCCGGGTCAAGCCCGGCCATGACGACCTAAATTGTGGAACCACCCCTATATAGCAACCGGAACCTCCGATTGCGACCGTGACACCGCCCGCAGCCTTAACGTCGGCAGTCTTGCGAAATCCGGTCCAGCGCCTGGGCAAGGCCCTTCAGCGAAAACGTGTCGGTTGTCTCCGTCCCCTTGGCTGAAACGCCCTTGACCACGAGATCGGCGGATTTACGCATGGCTTCGACCATTCGCTCCTCCTCGGCTGCATTCTTGATCCAGAGGCCGTCGCCCTGCGTGTACATTGCGTAAGCAGCGCCGCCGACCTCGACCGAGGATTCCGAGCCCGGCTTCAGCGCGTAACCGATCATGACGGAGACTTCGTTGTTTACCTTCTCGGCCGGGCGGGTCGAGACGAAGGCATAGGCGGGATCGCGTGGGCGGTTCGGCGGATTGGTCTTCGACGACGACGGCTTGGCCAGTGCAAAGCAGACCTTCTTGCCGTTGGGCGTCGCCGAATAGGCGCCCCAGGTGCCGAACTGGCCGATCAGCGTCGGCTCCGCGCCGCCCGCAACCGTCGCGGGAGGGGCGACCGGTTTGCTCTCAGACTTGGCTGCCGTCTTGGCCGCAGGTTTGGCGGCAGGTTTGGCCGGAGCTTTCGGCGCCGGTTGCGCCCGCGCGGATTCAGTGAGTCCCCACGCCGTCATGCCAATCATCAAAGCCAAAAAGAGCGCCCGCCACATGCTGCAGTGGTTCCCTCAATATTGTGACTGGAAGATGGCCCGGCCGCGATTTGTCTCCGCGCAGGGATAGCCGGGAAAGTTCAATTTGGGAAGGCAGTTAGCGAGACGACAGGGCTGGCGCTTGAAGGCTAGCTCTTGAAGGCTAGCTCTTGGTGCGAGCCGCACGCTGCTCGGCCCATTGCGCGTCAGTCCATCGCAACAGGTCCTCGGCGCCGGAACTGCGCAAATGGGCACCGCCGTCGATCACCACCATCTCGCCATTGATGTAGCCGGCGCGGTCCGAGACCAGGAAGCTGGCGAGGTCGGCGAGCTCGCTATGCTCGCCGGTGCGTCCCATTGGGTTGCGCGCGGTCCAGCCTTCATCGCGACCCTCGGGGCGAAGTTGCCCCGATGCACCGGCGGTCGGGAACGGTCCCGGCGCGATTGCGACAGTGCGGATGCCTTTCGGGCCCCATTCCACCGCGAGGCTCTTGGTCATCGCCAGCACCGCCGATTTCGCCATTGCGGACGGAACGGTGAAGGCGCGGCCAGTGATGGTCGAAGTCGAGAGGATCGAGAGCACGACGCCGTTGTGCTTGCCCTCGATCCAGCGCCGGCCGGCGGCGAGCGTGCAGTACATCGTGCCATGCAGTGTCGGCGCCAGAATCGCATCCGCGGCACGGAAGGAGAGGTGCTCGCTCTGCGCGATGAAGGTGGCGGCAGCGTTGTTGACGAGGATGTCGAGTGGCGCTTCGCGCCAGATCGCGTCCATCATGTCATCGACGGCAGCGCCATCACGAATGTCGCACGCAATCGTCGTGACCTTGCCGCCGGTCGCTTTGCGCATCTCGACCGCAGTTGCGTCCAGCCGGTCAAGCTTGCGGCCGCAGATCACGAGCTCCGCGCCGAGCGCGAGGAAGCGGCGCCCCATCGCGGCACCGAGGCCCGAGCCGCCGCCGGTGACGAGGATGCGCTTGTCCTTGAGCAAACCTGTTTCAAACATCGTTTGAATCCTCCGTTTTTCTTCTTCTTTCGTCATTGCGAGCGAAACGACGCAATACAGAGTCCGTCCTACGGAAATAGTGTGTTGCTTCGCTGCGCTCGCAATAACGCGAGGATAGGCCGGCGCGCCGCTTTCGACAAAGAATCCGGATTGTCGGGCCGCGTTAAATCCGGCAGAAACGGGCAAACTATAATTCAACCTCGAAACGCCGTTAGTTCTCAAGAAGGTGCCGCCATGAAAGCCATCCTCTGCTCGCAATATTGCCAGCCCGACGATCTCGTGCTTGCCGATGTACCGGATCCGGTGGCAGGTCCCGGCGAAGCCGTGATTGCGATCAAGGCGGCGGCGCTGAACTTCTTCGACATCTTGATGATTCAGGGCAAGTACCAGGTCAAACCGCCGTTCCCGTTCTCGCCGGCCGCCGAAGTTGCGGGTGTGATCGAGAGCATCGGTCCCGGCGTGACTGACGTGAAAGTCGGCGATCGTGTCGTCGCTTCTTGCGGCCACAATGGCGCGCGCGAAAAGATCGCGCTGCCGGCGGCATCGATCGTGAAGATTCCCGACAATCTCGATTATGACCGCGCGGCCGGCATCATCATCATCTACGGCACGGCGCTGCACGCGCTGGAAGATCGCGCCAGCCCGAAGCCGGGTGAGACGCTCGCGGTGCTGGGTGCTGCCGGCGGCACGGGTCTAGCGGCCTGCGAGCTCGGCAAGCTGATGGGGCTGAAGGTGATTGCCTGCGCGTCGTCGGACGAGAAGCTCGAATTCGCGAAAGCGCATGGCGCCGAACTGACGCTGAACTACGGCAAGGAAGATCTGAAGGAAGGCCTGCGCAAACTCACCGGCGGCAAGGGCGTCGACATCATCTTCGATCCGGTTGGCGGCACCTATGCCGAGCAGGCGCTGCGATCAATCGCCTGGGAGGGCCGCTTCCTCGTGATCGGCTTCGCCGCCGGCGACATTCCGAAGATGCCGCTGAACCTTGCACTGCTGAAGGGCTGCGACATCCGCGGCGTGTTCTGGGGCGCGTGGACCCGGCTCAATCCGGCCAAGAACCGCGCCAATCTCGAGAAGCTCGTGAAGTGGACGGCGGAAGGAAAAATCTCCTCGCATGTCGACCGCACCTTCCCGCTGGCGCAGACCGCCGACGCACTGAAGGTACTCGCGGGACGCCAGGCCATGGGCAAGGTGATCCTGCATCCGTGAAGTGATGGGGTGACGGCGCGCACGCCCGCCACACACTCAACTGTCGTCACCCGGCTCGACCAGGCGATCCAGTACTCCGTGACGTCAGTGATTGAACCGAGAAGCCGCGGCGTACTGGATTCCCCGCCTTCGCGGGGAATGACAGCGGTGGATGTGGCGACGATGTGCTGCCAGCACGTCTACTGCGCCGTCGCCGCCTCATCCACGCCGCGCTTCAGCGCGGCGCGGGCGGCTTCGCGGTGCTCGGTGGTGATGTGGCTCGCAACCATGCGAAGGGCGGTGGCAAGCACGGCGGCATCATCGGTGAAGCCGAGCACCGGCATCACGTCGGGGATGAAATCGAACGGCAGGATGAAATAGGCGATCGCACCCAACAGCGACGCCTGGACATGGCGCGGGGTCTGGCGGTCGAACGCGCAGTAATAGGCGGCGAGCAGATCCTCCGCGAACGGCAAACGTGCTGCGACACGCTTCAGCTTGCGCCAGAAACGGCGGCGCACGCTTTCACGATCTTCCGCGAGCCGATCGGCTGGCTCGAAGCCGACGCTGTGTTCGGCAGCCATCTTTGAAAACTCCCATTCAGCCGGACGCGGCGGATGGCCGCATCAAGTGCTGGCCACAACATGGGGATGCCACAGGTCGCTGCAAGATGTCAGGCCGGCGTCAGCTTTGCGATGGCATTCATCGCCGCGGCGAGCTCGATATCGAGCCCAGTGACGCCGCCGGAATCATGGGTCGACAACACCACCTCGACCGTCTTGTAGACGTTGCGCCATTCGGGGTGGTGATCCATCTTTTCGGCGACCAGCGCCGCCCGGGTCATGAAGCCGAAGGCCTCGTTGAAATCCTTGAAGACAAAGGTTTTCCTGATGGCGTCGCGCCCCTGGGTTTCGGTCCAGCCCGGGATACCGCCCAGCGCCTGCTTGCGTGAATCCGCCGATAGAAGCTCTGCCATGATGGCCTCCGTTTTCAGGGGAACTTTACCCTAACACCGTGCTTCCGCCCGGGTTCATACGGGATTTCGTCGATCCGCTAACCATGACGGAGATGTAACCCGTGCGGCGCAAGAAATTTGCTACAGTTGCGGGTGTAGATCGCCGGCCAAGATGAAACTGAGCCTGAAGCGCCTGTTTGGGAGATCGATGACCGGGGGATTGGACCTGGCCGAAGCGCCCTCTCCGCCTTCGCCGCGATCCGCGGCGCGGAAGACGGCGCTCGTATCTCTGGCGCTGGTGCTCGCAATCATCGGCGCGCTGGCTGGCGGCTATTATTTCGCGATGCGACCGGTGACGCTGAAGGTCGCGGTCGGCCCCGCCAACAGCGACGACGTCAAAGTGGTGCAGGCGCTGACGCAGGCCTTCGCGCAGAGCAAAGGCTTTGTGCGGCTGCGCCCGATCCAGACCGACGGCGCCACTGCCAGCGCGAATCTGCTCGCCGAGGGCAAGGCTGATCTCGCCATTGTGCGAGGCGACCTCGACGTGCCCAAGAACGCACAGGCCGTCGCGACACTGCGCAAGAACGTTGTCGTGCTGTGGTCGGTGCCCGGCAAGGGCAAGAAGAAGGGCGCGAAGATCACCAAGATCGCGCAGCTCGCCGGCCACCGTGTCGGCGTGGTGGGCAAGACGCAGGCCAACGTCAATCTGCTCAAGGTGATCCTGCAGCAATACGGCGTCGATCCCGCCAAGGTCGAGATCGTGCAATTCCCGGCCAACGAAGCGGCTGAAGCGATCAAGGCACAGAAGGCCGACGTCTATCTCGCGGCCGGCCCCGTCAACAGCAAGATCACGTCGGACGCGATTGCCGCCTCCGCCAAGGACGGCGGCGCGCTGACCTTCCTCGCGATCGATTCGGCGGACGCGATCGCGCAGAACCATCCGGTCTATGAATCGGCCGACATTCCGGCCGGCACTTACGGCGGCTCGCCGGATCGTCCTGACGACGAGGTCAAGACGATCAGCTTCTCGCATCACGTCGTGGCGCGTAAAGGCCTGTCCGAAACCACGGTTGCAGCCTTCACCCGGCAGCTCTTCGCCGTGCGCCAGCAATTGCTGACCGAGTTCCCGCAGGCGGCGAAGATCGAAACGCCCGATACCGACAAGGACGCGGTGATCCCGGTGCATCCGGGCGCTGCCGCCTTCGTCGACGGCGAGGAGAAGACCTTCCTCGACAAGTACAGCGATTACATCTGGTGGACTCTGATGGCGCTCTCGGCCACGGGCTCGATCGGCGCCTGGTTCGCGGGCTATCTGAAGAAGGACGAGCGCGACAACAACAGCTATCTGCGCGAACGCCTGTTCGACATGCTCGCCGCGGCACGCAAAAGCGAGACGACCGAGGATCTCGATCAGATGCAGGCCGAGGCCGACGAGATCTTGCGCGACACGCTGCGCTGCTTCGATCACGGCGCGATCGAGGAGGGCGCGCTGACCGCCTTCAACATCGTGCTCGACCAGTTCCACGCCGCGGTCGCCGATCGCAAGGCGGTGCTGTTCAGCATGCCGCAGAACCTGCAACGGGCGGGCGCGCAATTCCGGGCCGCCGGCAACGCGTAAGCGCCTGCGCGTAATTGGCGCGTCACATTGTCTCAATATAGCGTCGGTCTTCATCCTGGCGACGACCGCTGCGGCGGCGCGCCGCGCGATATCGAGAGCATCGCCATGAAGATCAAATTCTCCCGCCGCAATTTTCTCACCACCAGCGCCGGTGCACTCGGCGCGATTGCAATGCCGCATCTCTCGCGCGCAGCCGACCGGCCTGCGGTCACCCATGGCGTGCAATCCGGCGACGTCACTGTCGATGGCGGCGTGGTCTGGGCGCGCGCCGACCGGCCTTCACAGATGCTGGTCGAGGTGGCGACGACGGAATCCTTCAAGGACGCCCGCGCGCTGCCGCCGATCGCAGCGCTGCCCGAGAGCGACTTCACCGCCAAAATGCTGATCGAGAATCTTCCAGCGAGCCAGGACATCTTTTACCGCGTCCGCTTCCGCGATCTGTCCCACACCGCGATCGAAGGCGAGCCGGTGGTCGGCCGCTTCCGCACCGCGCCCGCCGACCGTCGCGACGTCAGCTTCGTCTGGGGCGGCGATGTCGCCGGCCAGGGCTGGGGCATCAACCGCGATGACGGCGGCATGTTCACCTTCTCCACCATGCGCAAGCACCGGCCGGATTTCCTGCTGCATTCGGGCGACACCATCTATGCCGACGGCGTGATCCCCGCCGAGGTGAAGCTTGCCGACGGCAAGACCTGGAAGAACGTCACGATTCCCGAGAAGGCCAAGGTCGCCGAGACGCTGGACGAGTACCGCGCCGCGCACAAATACAATTTCACCGACGACAACGTCCGCGCCTTCAACGCCGAAGTGCCGATCTTCGTGCAGTGGGACGATCACGAGGTCACCAACAACTGGTCGCTGTCGAAGGATCTGCCGGCGACCTACAAGGTGCGTGACATCTCGCTGCTCGCGGCCCGCGCGGGTCGCGCCTTCCACGAGATGTATCCGATGCGCGAAAGTATCATCGAGCCGGGCCGGGTCTATCGCCAGATCTCCTACGGTCCGCATCTCGACGTGTTCGTGCTCGACGAGCGCAGCTATCGCGGCCCGAACGGCGCCAACCTCGATACGGATTACGGCCCTGCCAGTTACTTCCTCGGGCCGGAGCAGATGGCCTGGCTCAAGCGCGGCCTGCTCAATTCGCGCGCGACCTGGAAGGTCATCGCCTCCGACATGCCGCTCAGCCTGATCGTCTATGACGATGGCGCCAACAAGAAGGGCTCGGAAGCCTTCGCGCAAGGCGACGGCCCGGCGCGCGGCCGCGAGCTCGAGATCGCCGACATCCTGCGCTTCATCAAGATGGCGCCGATCAGAAATACGGTGTGGCTGACGGCGGACGTGCACTACGCCGCCGCGCATTATTACGATCCGAACAAGGCGCAATTCCAGGATTTCGAACCGTTCTGGGAATTCGTCTCCGGACCGCTGCACGCCGGCACGTTCGGCCCGAACGAGCTCGACAACACGTTCGGCCCCGACGTCCGCTTCATCAAGGCACCCGGCCTCGACAAGCAGAACTTGCCGCCGTCCGCCGGCATGCAGTTCTTCGGTCACGTCAAGATCGACGGCGCCTCCGGCCAGATGACGGTGACGTTGCGCGACCGCGCCGACGTCGCACTGTGGTCGACCACGCTCGATCCGAAACTCGCCTGAGCTAAAGCGCCGTCAGGCGCCACGCGCCTGCAACGCTGCCTCCAGCGCGTCGCTGGAGCATGGCTTTTGTAGCCGCGGCCGTGCGGCAAATTGCGGGGGAATGCTGGTCTCCGCGCCGTAGCCGGTGACGAAGACGAAGGGAATGTCCAGCGCCGCCAGCCGCTCGGCAATCGCAAAGCTCTTCTCACGGATCAGCTCGACGTCGAGCAGCGCGAAGTCGGGTGCGCGTGCCGCGATTACGTTCAGCGCCTGTGCCACCGAACCCACGGTGCGCACGCTCGTCACGCCAAATCCGAGCAGACGATCCTCGAAATCGATGGCGATGATCGGATCGTCCTCGACGATCAGGACGTCGGCAGGGACGTCGGCCGAACCATTCGGGGAGGCAGGTATCATGATCCTGGCTGTTGAGGGCTGCATGTATTTTTCCGATCCGGACAGCCCATACGACGCCTGCGCCCAGCGCATCAGAGGGTTCCCGGAACGAAACTCACCACAGAACAGTTTTGACGTCTGTCCACATGTGCACACAGTCAGTGGACGGAACTCGCTAATGTGGCGCGGAGGATGGGGAGTTCACGATGGACGCGCGCACCGGCACGGCAACCGAGATCAACAGCCGACCCGCCAACAATCTGTTGCGGCGCCTGAACCAGGCGGACTACGCGCTGCTCGCACCTCATGTCGCGGTCGATGACGCTGCCGCGAACGATCTGCTCTACAGCCCCGGCGACAACGTTCAGGTCGTGCACTTTCCCTGTGGACCGGCGCTGGCGACGTTTCTGGTCCCCAACGAGGACGGCCGCGATGTCGAAACCATTCTGGTCGGCCGCGAAGGCGCGGTAGGCGGCATCGTCAGCGAGGGATTTCTGCCGGCCTACACCCGCATCTGCGTGAAATTCGGCGGACCGTTTGCGCGCATCAATGTCGCCAAGCTGGAAGCGGCCAAGCTGCGCGCGCCGTCGCTGCGCAACATCTTTGCCCGCTATGCCGATTGCCTGCTGGCGCAGATCTTCCAGTCCACGGCCTGCAACGCCATCCACTCGATCGAGCAGCGCACGGCAAAATGGATCCTGGCAGCGATGGAGCGCACCGGGGACGAGAGCAGCGTGCCGCTGACGCATGAACAGCTCGCCACGTTGCTCGGCGTCGGCCGCAGCTATGCGAGCCGCGTGCTGCAGTCGTTCAAGGCCGAAGGCGTGCTCGACACGCGCCGCGGCTCGATCCTGGTCCGCAACCATGACGGCCTGCGCATGCGCGCCTGCCTCTGCAACGACGCCGTGAAGCTGCACTTCGAGGAGGTGCTGCGCGGGGTCT
Protein-coding sequences here:
- a CDS encoding invasion associated locus B family protein, with the protein product MWRALFLALMIGMTAWGLTESARAQPAPKAPAKPAAKPAAKTAAKSESKPVAPPATVAGGAEPTLIGQFGTWGAYSATPNGKKVCFALAKPSSSKTNPPNRPRDPAYAFVSTRPAEKVNNEVSVMIGYALKPGSESSVEVGGAAYAMYTQGDGLWIKNAAEEERMVEAMRKSADLVVKGVSAKGTETTDTFSLKGLAQALDRISQDCRR
- a CDS encoding TAXI family TRAP transporter solute-binding subunit, which translates into the protein MKLSLKRLFGRSMTGGLDLAEAPSPPSPRSAARKTALVSLALVLAIIGALAGGYYFAMRPVTLKVAVGPANSDDVKVVQALTQAFAQSKGFVRLRPIQTDGATASANLLAEGKADLAIVRGDLDVPKNAQAVATLRKNVVVLWSVPGKGKKKGAKITKIAQLAGHRVGVVGKTQANVNLLKVILQQYGVDPAKVEIVQFPANEAAEAIKAQKADVYLAAGPVNSKITSDAIAASAKDGGALTFLAIDSADAIAQNHPVYESADIPAGTYGGSPDRPDDEVKTISFSHHVVARKGLSETTVAAFTRQLFAVRQQLLTEFPQAAKIETPDTDKDAVIPVHPGAAAFVDGEEKTFLDKYSDYIWWTLMALSATGSIGAWFAGYLKKDERDNNSYLRERLFDMLAAARKSETTEDLDQMQAEADEILRDTLRCFDHGAIEEGALTAFNIVLDQFHAAVADRKAVLFSMPQNLQRAGAQFRAAGNA
- the rlmN gene encoding 23S rRNA (adenine(2503)-C(2))-methyltransferase RlmN, with translation MQPTTEPRDAILVEKTPLETYVPPAKPSLIGLSRSEIADRLGEIGVAPAQRKMRVQQLWHWMYFRGAQNFEEMTSVSKGIRAELAQHFTVDRPEVVAEQISNDGTRKWLLRLPSGDNVERAHEVECVYIPETDRGTLCVSSQVGCTLNCSFCHTGTQRLVRNLTAGEIVGQIMVARDRLNDWADREDGTRRVTNVVMMGMGEPLYNFDAVRDALLIVGDNEGIGISRRRITLSTSGVVPNIVRAGDEIGVMLAISLHAVRDELRNELVPLNRKYPIKELLQACRDYPGASNARRITFEYVMLKGVNDSLDDAKLLVKMLKGIHAKINLIPFNPWPGTAYECSDWDQIEKFSEYIFNAGYSSPVRTPRGRDILAACGQLKSETEKLSARERQALRAMAMTD
- a CDS encoding response regulator, whose product is MQPSTARIMIPASPNGSADVPADVLIVEDDPIIAIDFEDRLLGFGVTSVRTVGSVAQALNVIAARAPDFALLDVELIREKSFAIAERLAALDIPFVFVTGYGAETSIPPQFAARPRLQKPCSSDALEAALQARGA
- a CDS encoding SDR family oxidoreductase, with the protein product MFETGLLKDKRILVTGGGSGLGAAMGRRFLALGAELVICGRKLDRLDATAVEMRKATGGKVTTIACDIRDGAAVDDMMDAIWREAPLDILVNNAAATFIAQSEHLSFRAADAILAPTLHGTMYCTLAAGRRWIEGKHNGVVLSILSTSTITGRAFTVPSAMAKSAVLAMTKSLAVEWGPKGIRTVAIAPGPFPTAGASGQLRPEGRDEGWTARNPMGRTGEHSELADLASFLVSDRAGYINGEMVVIDGGAHLRSSGAEDLLRWTDAQWAEQRAARTKS
- a CDS encoding Crp/Fnr family transcriptional regulator — translated: MDARTGTATEINSRPANNLLRRLNQADYALLAPHVAVDDAAANDLLYSPGDNVQVVHFPCGPALATFLVPNEDGRDVETILVGREGAVGGIVSEGFLPAYTRICVKFGGPFARINVAKLEAAKLRAPSLRNIFARYADCLLAQIFQSTACNAIHSIEQRTAKWILAAMERTGDESSVPLTHEQLATLLGVGRSYASRVLQSFKAEGVLDTRRGSILVRNHDGLRMRACLCNDAVKLHFEEVLRGVYPTEEVDLRSARG
- a CDS encoding alkaline phosphatase — its product is MKIKFSRRNFLTTSAGALGAIAMPHLSRAADRPAVTHGVQSGDVTVDGGVVWARADRPSQMLVEVATTESFKDARALPPIAALPESDFTAKMLIENLPASQDIFYRVRFRDLSHTAIEGEPVVGRFRTAPADRRDVSFVWGGDVAGQGWGINRDDGGMFTFSTMRKHRPDFLLHSGDTIYADGVIPAEVKLADGKTWKNVTIPEKAKVAETLDEYRAAHKYNFTDDNVRAFNAEVPIFVQWDDHEVTNNWSLSKDLPATYKVRDISLLAARAGRAFHEMYPMRESIIEPGRVYRQISYGPHLDVFVLDERSYRGPNGANLDTDYGPASYFLGPEQMAWLKRGLLNSRATWKVIASDMPLSLIVYDDGANKKGSEAFAQGDGPARGRELEIADILRFIKMAPIRNTVWLTADVHYAAAHYYDPNKAQFQDFEPFWEFVSGPLHAGTFGPNELDNTFGPDVRFIKAPGLDKQNLPPSAGMQFFGHVKIDGASGQMTVTLRDRADVALWSTTLDPKLA
- a CDS encoding YkvA family protein, with translation MAAEHSVGFEPADRLAEDRESVRRRFWRKLKRVAARLPFAEDLLAAYYCAFDRQTPRHVQASLLGAIAYFILPFDFIPDVMPVLGFTDDAAVLATALRMVASHITTEHREAARAALKRGVDEAATAQ
- a CDS encoding NADPH:quinone oxidoreductase family protein, which produces MKAILCSQYCQPDDLVLADVPDPVAGPGEAVIAIKAAALNFFDILMIQGKYQVKPPFPFSPAAEVAGVIESIGPGVTDVKVGDRVVASCGHNGAREKIALPAASIVKIPDNLDYDRAAGIIIIYGTALHALEDRASPKPGETLAVLGAAGGTGLAACELGKLMGLKVIACASSDEKLEFAKAHGAELTLNYGKEDLKEGLRKLTGGKGVDIIFDPVGGTYAEQALRSIAWEGRFLVIGFAAGDIPKMPLNLALLKGCDIRGVFWGAWTRLNPAKNRANLEKLVKWTAEGKISSHVDRTFPLAQTADALKVLAGRQAMGKVILHP
- a CDS encoding 4a-hydroxytetrahydrobiopterin dehydratase — translated: MAELLSADSRKQALGGIPGWTETQGRDAIRKTFVFKDFNEAFGFMTRAALVAEKMDHHPEWRNVYKTVEVVLSTHDSGGVTGLDIELAAAMNAIAKLTPA